One Oryza brachyantha chromosome 3, ObraRS2, whole genome shotgun sequence DNA segment encodes these proteins:
- the LOC102701251 gene encoding metacaspase-1-like — protein MNFGGRLPGGGAVRCRYCSASLPVMPGARAIQCAQCNGVTRVGGRRRPAVQPPMMPVAGGGFFPHARGSKRAVLIGITYAGMRRGRGQLRGPVNDVKCMRYLLCERFGFPNDCVLILTDEEKDPSRLATKENIRMAMHWLVQGCSYGDSLVFHFSGLGAQIADEDGDEVDGYDEAICPMDSFQQGPILDDEINEAIVRPLVHGAKLHAVVDAEHSSTVLDLPFLCRLSRNGSWQWQDHRPPTGAYKGTTGGQAVLFSGCSDGKNKMSLLPEASTVGAMTHSFIKAVESEPRSTYGRMLTSMRSIMRDGGVNCNLQGPIGAPIRKVANFSGVQEPNMSCSEMFDIYRKPFLL, from the exons atgaacTTCGGCGGGCGgcttcccggcggcggcgcggtgcggTGCAGGTACTGCAGCGCGTCCCTCCCGGTGATGCCTGGCGCCCGCGCCATCCAGTGCGCGCAGTGCAACGGCGTGACGCgcgtcggcggccggcgccgcccggcgGTGCAGCCGCCGATGATGCCCGTGGCGGGGGGCGGCTTCTTCCCGCACGCCCGGGGCAGCAAGCGCGCCGTCCTGATCGGCATCACGTACGCCGGGatgcggcgcgggcgcggccagCTGAGGGGCCCCGTCAACGACGTCAAGTGCATGCGGTACCTCCTCTGCGAGCGCTTCGGCTTCCCCAACGACTGCGTCCTCATCCTCACCG ATGAGGAGAAGGACCCGAGCAGGTTGGCGACGAAGGAGAACATCCGGATGGCGATGCACTGGCTGGTGCAGGGGTGCAGCTACGGCGACTCGCTGGTGTTCCACTTCTCCGGGCTGGGCGCCCAGAtcgccgacgaggacggcgacgaggtggaCGGGTACGACGAGGCGATCTGCCCCATGGACTCGTTCCAGCAGGGCCCCATCCTGGACGACGAGATCAACGAGGCCATCGTCCGCCCGCTGGTGCACGGCGCCAAGCtccacgccgtcgtcgacgccgagCACAGCTCCACCGTGCTCGACCTCCCCTTCCTCTGCCGCCTCTCCAGGAACGGCAGCTGGCAGTGGCAGGACCACCGCCCGCCCACCGGCGCCTACAAGGGCACCACCGGCGGCCAGGCCGTGCTCTTCAGCGGCTGCAGCGACGGCAAGAACAAGATGAGCCTG CTGCCTGAGGCCTCGACGGTGGGAGCCATGACGCACAGCTTCATCAAGGCCGTGGAGTCCGAGCCGCGCTCCACGTACGGCCGCATGCTCACCTCCATGAGGTCCATCatgcgcgacggcggcgtcaaCTGCAACCTGCAGGGCCCCATCGGCGCCCCCATCCGCAAGGTCGCCAACTTCAGCGGCGTTCAG GAGCCAAACATGTCTTGCTCTGAGATGTTCGACATCTACCGCAAGCCGTTCCTGCTGTAA